A window of bacterium genomic DNA:
TTCGAACTGGACGCCCGGCATGTCCTCGTTCCCCGGCGCGATCCCGCCCAGCTCCTTCGCCGCGTCGTCGATCCGCCCCGCCATGCGGAGCGCGATCGCGCGCTCGAGATGGACGCCCGGGGCGTCCCCGTCCTTGAGCAGCTTGTCCAGCATCGGGAGCGCCTTGAGCGGCTCCCCCTTCTCCAGCCAGCGCGCCGCCTCGGCGAAGAGCGTGTAGTCCTCGAGCTTGTCCTTCGGGTCGGCGAGCGCCCCCTTGGCCGACGCCGGATCGACGAAGCCGACGTAGCCCAGGCTCTGGAGCTGCGGGTCGATCGGCGCGCCGGGGGCGACGCTCGGCAGCCCCTTGCCGCCCCGCTGGCGCGAGATGAAGCCGCCGAGGTCGTTGGCCTCCGCCGCGCGCTCCTTGAGCTGGTTGACCGTCTCGCGCGGATCGCGGTCGAGGTCGAACAGCTCGGCGCGCGGGGAGTCGATGAACTTGAAGCGGCCGTCGGTGGCGCCGTACATCGGGCTCCAGCCGAAGTTCCGCCACGGCAGCTCGGTCTCGTAGTAGACGCGGCGCGCGGGATCCGGCTTGCCGTCGAAGGCGAGCGGCGCGCCGTCGAGCCCCGACGGGACCGGGACGTCGAGCAGCTTGAGCAGCGTCGGGAAGAGGTCGACCGTCTGCGCGGGGCCGCCGAGGACCTTGCCGCGCGGCACCCGCGGGCCGGAGAGGATCAGCGGCACGCGGAGCGTCGGCTCGTAGAGCAGGAAGCCGTGCGTCGGCTCGCCGTGCTCGCCGAGCCCCTCGCCGTGGTCGCCGACGACGGCGACGAGCAGCGACTCGTCGCCGAGCTTCTTCCGCAGCTCGGTCTCCAGCCGCGCGAGGACCGAGTCGGCGTAGGCGATCTCGCCCTGGTAGAGGTCGGAGG
This region includes:
- a CDS encoding sulfatase-like hydrolase/transferase; translation: LVDQRAGKRLFLWVHIYDPHDPYEPPSPFKERYASDLYQGEIAYADSVLARLETELRKKLGDESLLVAVVGDHGEGLGEHGEPTHGFLLYEPTLRVPLILSGPRVPRGKVLGGPAQTVDLFPTLLKLLDVPVPSGLDGAPLAFDGKPDPARRVYYETELPWRNFGWSPMYGATDGRFKFIDSPRAELFDLDRDPRETVNQLKERAAEANDLGGFISRQRGGKGLPSVAPGAPIDPQLQSLGYVGFVDPASAKGALADPKDKLEDYTLFAEAARWLEKGEPLKALPMLDKLLKDGDAPGVHLERAIALRMAGRIDDAAKELGGIAPGNEDMPGVQFEWGRIHVARQQWRQAAAAFDRHLRLSPTDSEALMLRGAARENLNDAAGAEADYRAALAENPLFSGATLRLAVLMADHGRAGEARELLTNYLRRAPGDDTARGLLGALPEGR